From the genome of Salvelinus fontinalis isolate EN_2023a chromosome 20, ASM2944872v1, whole genome shotgun sequence, one region includes:
- the LOC129817760 gene encoding poly(A) polymerase type 3-like, whose translation MPFPSTNQVLLGRETPKHYGITSPISLAQAKEADLVLTHRLTEALKPYGVFEEELELQRRIHVLGKLNTLVKEWIRDVSETKNLPASVIETVGGKIFTFGSYRLGVHTKGADIDALCVAPRHVERTDFFSSFLDKLKEQEEVKDLRAVEEAFVPVIKLSFDSIEIDILFARLALQTIPENLDLRDDGLLKNLDIRCIRSLNGCRVTDEILHLVPNIENFRLTLRTIKLWAKRHNIYSNILGFLGGVSWAMLVARTCQLYPNAVASTLVHKFFLVFSKWEWPNPVLLKQPEDCNLNLPVWDPRVTPSDRYHLMPIITPAYPQQNSTYNVSASTRAVMVDEFKQGLSITDEILQSKAEWSKLFEAPNFFQKYKHYIVLLASAPTEKQHLEWVGLVESKIRILVGNLEKNEFITLAHVNPQSFPGPKESRDKEEVSTMWVIGVIFKKMEASENLNVDLTIDIQSFTDTVYRQAMNSKMFEADMKIQAMHVKRRQLHQLLPSLVMPKRRKHSTEGLRQMNDSSLDLSLDSDNSMSVPSPTAVPATVPTSTPVKCGPLGPPPSPIAAAASQPEAPAVKRPGSPTQEDRKRFKSDAEDSAIEKKPSGDPVPTSLTPSTPPTMGPPAAPHNSRQEMLEEEDPSPVPETRTTEDGAAAGEECTTVETQVNEDRMSEEMPASEGEGKMEADIKRMVSADLSDVPLLPANPIPVVKNSIKLRLSR comes from the exons ATGCCCTT TCCGTCTACAAACCAGGTGTTGTTGGGTCGGGAGACACCCAAACACTATGGGATCACTTCTCCTATCAGCCTGGCCCAAGCCAAGGAGGCTGACCTGGTCCTCACACACAGGCTGACTGAGGCCCTGAAACCATACGGGGTGTTTGAAGAGGAGCTGGAACTACAGCGCAG AATACATGTGTTGGGAAAACTGAACACCCTGGTGAAGGAATGGATCCGTGACGTCAGTGAGACAAAG AATCTGCCTGCCTCAGTGATTGAAACGGTTGGAGGGAAGATCTTCACATTTGGGTCCTACAGGTTAGGAGTCCACACTAAAG GTGCTGACATTGATGCCCTGTGTGTGGCTCCTCGGCATGTGGAGAGAACGGACTTCTTCTCCTCGTTCCTGGACAAGctgaaggagcaggaggaggtcaAAGATTTGAGG GCTGTTGAGGAGGCATTTGTCCCCGTGATAAAGCTGTCTTTCGACAGCATTGAG ATTGATATCCTGTTTGCCCGGTTAGCGTTGCAAACCATCCCAGAGAATCTGGACCTCCGAGATGACGGGTTGCTGAAGAACCTTGACATCCGCTGCATAAGGAGTCTTAATG GTTGTAGAGTTACAGATGAAATCCTCCATCTTGTGCCCAACATTGAGAACTTCAGACTGACACTGAGGACCATCAAGCTGTGGGCTAAAC GTCATAACATCTACAGTAACATCCTGGGCTTCCTGGGTGGTGTATCCTGGGCCATGCTGgtagccaggacctgccagctCTACCCCAACGCTGTGGCCTCCACCCTTGTACACAAGTTCTTCCTCGTCTTCTCCAAATG GGAATGGCCCAACCCTGTTCTCCTGAAGCAGCCAGAGGACTGCAACCTGAACCTGCCAGTCTGGGACCCCAGG GTGACCCCCAGTGACCGGTATCACCTGATGCCCATCATCACACCAGCCTACCCCCAGCAGAACTCCACCTACAACGTCTCTGCCTCTACACGTGCCGTCATGGTGGACGAGTTCAAACAGG GTCTGTCCATCACAGATGAAATTTTGCAGAGTAAAGCAGAGTGGTCCAAACTATTTGAAGCACCAAACTTCTTTCAGAAATACAA GCATTATATTGTGTTGCTAGCGAGCGCCCCCACCGAGAAGCAGCACCTGGAGTG GGTGGGTCTGGTTGAGTCTAAGATCAGGATCTTAGTAGGAAACCTGGAGAAGAATGAGTTCATAACGCTGGCCCATGTCAACCCCCAGTCCTTCCCCGGACCCAAGGAAAGCAGGGACAA AGAGGAGGTCAGCACCATGTGGGTGATAGGGGTTATCTTTAAGAAGATGGAGGCATCAGAGAACCTCAACGTTGACCTGACCATTGACATCCAGTCCTTTACTGACACGG TGTACCGGCAGGCGATGAACAGCAAGATGTTTGAGGCGGACATGAAGATCCAGGCCATGCATGTGAAGAGGAGACAACTTCACCAGCTACTGCCCAGCCTGGTCATGCCCAAACGCAGGAAG CACTCGACAGAGGGGCTTCGTCAGATGAATGACAGTAGTCTGGACCTATCGTTGGACAGCGACAACAGTATGTCGGTGCCGTCCCCCACGGCCGTACCAGCCACTGTGCCCACGTCAACCCCAGTGAAGTGTGGCCCACTAGGTCCCCCTCCAAGTCCCATCGCGgctgcagccagccagcctgAGGCCCCGGCTGTGAAGAGACCTGGCTCCCCTACGCAGGAAGACAGGAAGAGGTTCAAATCAGATGCTGAG GATTCAGCCATTGAGAAGAAGCCTTCAGGAGACCCAGTCCCCACAAGCCTGACCCCCTCTACTCCGCCCACCATGGGCCCCCCAGCGGCCCCCCACAACTCTCGCCAGGAGATGCTGGAGGAGGAGGACCcctccccagtaccagagactagGACAACAGAGGATGGTGCAGCTGCTGGAGAGGAGTGCACTACTGTGGAGACACAG GTCAATGAGGACAGGATGTCTGAGGAGATGCCTGCTTCTGAAGGGGAAGGCAAGATGGAGGCAGATATTAAG CGAATGGTCAGTGCGGACCTGTCTGATGTGCCCCTCCTGCCAGCCAACCCAATTCCAGTGGTCAAGAACTCTATAAAGCTTCGCCTCAGcaggtag